One window of the Archangium primigenium genome contains the following:
- a CDS encoding PD40 domain-containing protein produces MNRRVLLTALLTLLLPEAVSAQVYVIPRKAYRSPVHTYDFEWKHLDILVGPESEGVAPPAAHRAHQQAPGAPGGPSPTAPTLDTREPPTPPGLGTPLSPTTPDTPGVPLPPGGFDGGVDGGVPADAGTDEAPLAVPLPFELPDGGMSDAGQAYAQSLGDKSGGVRFYFYGNEQEVAQFAAPQLEDAYRYLVGRFKFVPTQTFPYILYSSYQEFLQTNVTAVSEGTLGVTSTQGNLELTLPYLGDHRQFGEISSHEMAHQFTIQKVRFLADQAKVGGDPLNGIPLWFIEGLAEFYAKGGLDPEGEMMVRDLLVNPDLKRGYAFLDFWSPGPYGFLWIYKVGQARCQFLEDTYGAGFIQKVLDNSPKLVSGTPRVQNLDFEGLMELLTGDSPQKIAARFEDWLKQRSYRTYLKSQQASTTLEILRERKGIVTALNSRPDGRVLIYRSIVPETGESQLMLVDPRAPDDAQKIQGDGVPGYESLHPIFGRNFALNDERVAFVAESLARDIIYVQRYTHSAKPVSLGDTLPPAGRNPYINNPTGLHKEAPFRVDFSLGERVAHRLAQHGLIAAYSPAFSPDGEKLAFIGLNEGGTRDVYVLPLGEGPDARPQQLTRDVYAERSLTWGAAGIVYTSDATSHGYYNLFRVKPETPDQVERLTSEPRDHQDPTVLPDGRLFFVAYDQSHADLHEYTGGGTIVRRTDVATGLFEPAPAPDGNLWTLFHLSGERQPALLRSQQLKGYATVRGGQEAGPPSPLPRRSLEGAEPYQPFHRKNIDLGPILGFAGAGAGGFFGQVFGSATDRLRNHALLFQVAVYGSLSLTDGFLIYMDQSRRTTWGGGLFQSLRFRIDRTLVQAAGDRLPIGYLISGERFFGATGLARYPLSTFTFLEANLNVGGSNYFLDPTTSFILNLPEVNGIGDLYTPWKQNQPGLRFQTEVSGAAGYNTLRYHYTGVPTSGSSVLGEVTAGVQPFNGEFFGNVRVDAERYFPIPLGATHIMLRGGTGSSFGGRFSRSFYLSSFDTLRGVPFGDAQWLLGQHYLYSTLELRVPLDALVRIAFLNSLMGVAGFDAGGIGSSARNIWDRRVVDAAVGFNVGLGPILLRLHFAYPFDVKAPVGRPADKWVTQFSIGLAGLEGYMFKQKGASAPKRRDAPRSPVSLGGLQVGPR; encoded by the coding sequence GTGAACCGACGTGTCCTCCTCACCGCCCTGCTCACCCTCCTCCTGCCCGAGGCGGTGTCCGCACAGGTCTATGTCATCCCGCGCAAGGCGTACCGGTCCCCTGTCCATACCTACGACTTCGAGTGGAAGCACCTGGACATCCTCGTGGGCCCCGAATCCGAGGGTGTCGCGCCCCCCGCGGCCCACCGGGCCCACCAGCAGGCGCCCGGCGCCCCAGGCGGGCCCAGTCCCACCGCCCCCACGCTCGACACCCGGGAGCCCCCCACGCCTCCGGGGCTGGGCACGCCCCTGAGCCCCACCACCCCCGACACGCCGGGCGTGCCCCTGCCTCCCGGGGGGTTCGACGGGGGCGTCGATGGGGGCGTGCCCGCGGACGCCGGCACCGACGAGGCGCCCCTGGCGGTGCCCCTGCCCTTCGAGCTGCCCGATGGCGGCATGTCCGACGCGGGCCAGGCCTATGCCCAGTCGCTCGGGGACAAGAGCGGCGGCGTGCGCTTCTACTTCTACGGCAACGAGCAGGAGGTGGCCCAGTTCGCCGCGCCCCAGCTCGAGGACGCGTACCGCTACCTCGTGGGCCGCTTCAAGTTCGTCCCCACCCAGACCTTCCCGTACATCCTCTACTCCTCCTACCAGGAGTTCCTGCAGACCAACGTCACCGCCGTGTCCGAGGGCACGCTCGGCGTCACCAGCACCCAGGGCAACCTGGAGCTCACCCTGCCCTACCTCGGTGACCACCGGCAGTTCGGGGAGATCAGCTCCCACGAGATGGCCCACCAGTTCACCATCCAGAAGGTCCGCTTCCTCGCGGACCAGGCCAAGGTGGGCGGGGATCCGCTCAACGGCATCCCGCTGTGGTTCATCGAGGGCCTGGCCGAGTTCTACGCCAAGGGCGGGTTGGACCCCGAGGGCGAGATGATGGTGCGCGACCTGCTCGTCAATCCGGACCTCAAGCGCGGCTACGCGTTCCTCGACTTCTGGTCCCCCGGGCCCTACGGCTTCCTGTGGATCTACAAGGTGGGCCAGGCGCGGTGTCAGTTCCTCGAGGACACCTACGGCGCCGGCTTCATCCAGAAGGTGCTCGACAACTCGCCCAAGCTCGTCTCCGGCACGCCCCGGGTGCAGAACCTGGACTTCGAGGGGCTCATGGAGCTGCTCACCGGGGACTCGCCGCAGAAGATCGCCGCCCGGTTCGAGGACTGGCTCAAGCAGCGCTCCTACCGCACCTACCTCAAGTCCCAGCAGGCCTCGACCACGCTGGAGATCCTGCGCGAGCGCAAGGGCATCGTCACCGCGCTCAACAGCCGCCCCGACGGGCGCGTGCTCATCTACCGGAGCATCGTGCCGGAGACGGGCGAGAGCCAGCTCATGCTCGTGGACCCCCGCGCCCCCGACGACGCCCAGAAGATCCAGGGCGACGGCGTGCCGGGCTACGAGTCCCTGCACCCCATCTTCGGCCGCAACTTCGCCCTCAACGACGAGCGCGTGGCGTTCGTGGCCGAGTCGCTCGCGCGCGACATCATCTACGTGCAGCGCTACACCCACAGCGCCAAGCCCGTGAGCCTCGGCGACACGCTGCCCCCCGCCGGCCGCAACCCCTACATCAACAACCCCACCGGCCTGCACAAGGAGGCCCCCTTCCGGGTGGACTTCTCGCTCGGCGAGCGCGTGGCGCACCGGCTCGCCCAGCACGGGCTCATCGCCGCCTACTCCCCGGCCTTCTCCCCGGACGGCGAGAAGCTGGCCTTCATCGGCTTGAACGAGGGCGGCACGCGCGACGTGTACGTCCTGCCGCTCGGGGAGGGCCCCGACGCCAGGCCCCAGCAGCTCACCCGGGACGTCTACGCCGAGCGCAGCCTCACCTGGGGCGCGGCCGGCATCGTGTACACCTCGGACGCCACCTCGCACGGCTACTACAACCTCTTCCGGGTGAAGCCGGAGACGCCCGACCAGGTGGAGCGGCTCACGTCCGAGCCGAGGGACCATCAGGATCCCACGGTGCTGCCCGACGGGCGCCTGTTCTTCGTGGCGTACGACCAGAGCCACGCGGACCTGCACGAGTACACCGGCGGCGGGACGATCGTGCGGCGCACGGACGTGGCCACCGGCCTCTTCGAGCCCGCGCCCGCCCCGGACGGCAACCTGTGGACGCTCTTCCACCTGTCCGGAGAGCGCCAGCCGGCGCTGCTGCGCTCCCAGCAGCTCAAGGGCTACGCGACGGTCCGCGGCGGCCAGGAGGCCGGCCCGCCCAGCCCCCTGCCCCGACGCTCGCTCGAGGGCGCCGAGCCCTACCAGCCCTTCCATCGCAAGAACATCGACCTGGGGCCCATCCTCGGCTTCGCGGGCGCGGGCGCGGGCGGCTTCTTCGGCCAGGTGTTCGGCTCGGCCACGGACCGGCTGCGCAACCACGCCCTGCTCTTCCAGGTGGCCGTGTACGGCTCGCTGTCCCTCACCGACGGCTTCCTCATCTACATGGACCAGTCGCGCCGCACCACCTGGGGCGGGGGCCTCTTCCAGTCCTTGCGCTTCCGCATCGACCGCACGCTCGTGCAGGCCGCCGGCGACCGGTTGCCCATCGGCTACCTCATCTCCGGCGAGCGCTTCTTCGGCGCCACGGGTCTGGCGCGCTACCCGCTGAGCACCTTCACCTTCCTGGAGGCCAACCTCAACGTCGGCGGCTCCAACTACTTCCTCGACCCCACCACCTCGTTCATCCTCAACCTGCCCGAGGTCAACGGCATCGGGGACCTGTACACGCCCTGGAAGCAGAACCAGCCCGGCCTGCGCTTCCAGACCGAGGTGTCCGGCGCCGCCGGCTACAACACCTTGCGCTACCACTACACCGGGGTGCCCACCTCGGGCAGCTCGGTGCTCGGAGAGGTCACCGCCGGCGTGCAGCCCTTCAATGGGGAGTTCTTCGGCAACGTGCGCGTGGACGCCGAGCGCTACTTCCCCATCCCCCTGGGCGCCACCCACATCATGCTGCGTGGCGGCACGGGCTCGAGCTTCGGTGGACGCTTCTCCCGCTCCTTCTACCTGTCCAGCTTCGACACCCTGCGCGGCGTGCCCTTCGGCGACGCGCAGTGGCTCCTCGGCCAGCACTACCTCTACTCCACGCTGGAGTTGCGCGTGCCGCTCGATGCCCTGGTGCGCATCGCCTTCCTCAACTCGCTCATGGGCGTGGCGGGCTTCGACGCGGGCGGCATCGGCTCCTCCGCGCGCAACATCTGGGATAGGCGCGTGGTGGACGCCGCCGTGGGCTTCAACGTGGGCCTGGGCCCCATCCTGCTGCGCCTGCACTTCGCCTACCCCTTCGACGTGAAGGCCCCCGTGGGCCGTCCCGCCGACAAGTGGGTGACGCAGTTCTCCATCGGCCTGGCCGGCCTGGAGGGCTACATGTTCAAGCAGAAGGGCGCGTCCGCCCCGAAGCGGCGCGACGCGCCCCGCTCCCCCGTGTCCCTCGGGGGCCTGCAGGTAGGCCCCCGCTAG
- a CDS encoding DUF2892 domain-containing protein encodes MESWNQNPSDAVRTHSPDGMNRRIDAHVERCVRDLAERGDRRAISDYLDRLERAWDLNRVVTVAASAVSLVGVALAPRNRPGWAVVGGVAAGLLLQQGLFGFGPLATLARAFGARTRREIDLEKFALKALRGDFERIPREGGPLARANAALVAAQCC; translated from the coding sequence ATGGAATCCTGGAACCAGAACCCGAGTGACGCGGTGCGCACGCATTCTCCGGACGGGATGAACCGGCGCATCGACGCGCACGTGGAGCGCTGTGTCCGCGACCTGGCCGAGCGCGGCGATCGGCGGGCCATCAGCGACTACCTGGATCGGCTGGAGCGCGCCTGGGACCTCAACCGGGTGGTGACGGTGGCGGCCTCGGCGGTGTCGCTCGTGGGCGTGGCGCTGGCGCCCCGCAACCGTCCGGGCTGGGCGGTGGTGGGCGGCGTGGCCGCGGGGCTGCTCTTGCAGCAGGGCCTGTTCGGCTTCGGTCCCCTGGCCACGCTCGCGCGCGCGTTCGGCGCGCGCACGCGGCGGGAGATCGACCTGGAGAAGTTCGCCCTCAAGGCGCTCCGGGGGGACTTCGAACGGATTCCCCGGGAGGGCGGCCCCCTGGCGCGGGCGAACGCCGCGCTGGTGGCCGCCCAGTGCTGCTGA
- a CDS encoding phospholipase D-like domain-containing protein gives MKPSRPLLLACLLCVTGCIQRDFPQKLRIREDIPSSGPLLSLALYQSVGVGLGEGHGVALVEDEHIPEEIDTQIRQAHGSIHLLMSRWRPGADSERLLRAVAARAPEVKCRVLVDPLASPGFAEKVEPALVQSGCEVRAYRPFVGQEVVFNDERLAARNHRQLVIRDGRGGLTGGTGVGGEGPAWHDTYVHVEGPAVRQLQQAFARDWLEAGGGLLPASEFPALEAQGAARAAFIPSTGSPSLSHSERMLQVLMASARHRLWLTNACFVPSAATVATLIHKAQSGVDVRILVPGLQEDARVLAAQRSTYERLLESGVRLWEYQRAPLQARTVLVDEQLVAVGSTSLEPNAHALLEEGAFVIEDTPLARSLAERFERDVTHANEVRADEWRDRGWLQRVSVALPATEAGCR, from the coding sequence GTGAAGCCCTCCCGCCCCCTCCTCCTCGCCTGCCTGCTGTGCGTCACGGGCTGCATCCAACGGGATTTCCCGCAAAAGCTGCGCATCCGGGAGGACATCCCCAGCTCGGGGCCCCTGCTGTCGCTCGCCCTCTATCAATCGGTGGGGGTGGGCCTGGGCGAGGGCCATGGCGTGGCCCTGGTGGAGGACGAGCACATCCCCGAGGAGATCGACACGCAGATCCGCCAGGCGCACGGCTCCATCCACCTCTTGATGTCCCGGTGGCGTCCCGGCGCGGACTCGGAGCGGCTGCTGCGGGCGGTGGCCGCGCGGGCCCCGGAGGTGAAGTGCCGCGTGCTCGTGGACCCCCTGGCGAGCCCGGGGTTCGCCGAGAAGGTGGAGCCCGCGCTCGTCCAGAGCGGCTGCGAGGTGCGCGCCTACCGGCCCTTCGTGGGACAAGAGGTGGTGTTCAACGACGAGCGGCTCGCGGCGCGCAACCACCGCCAGCTCGTCATCCGCGACGGGCGCGGCGGCCTCACCGGGGGCACGGGCGTGGGCGGCGAGGGCCCCGCCTGGCACGACACCTACGTGCACGTGGAGGGGCCCGCGGTGCGCCAGCTCCAGCAGGCCTTCGCCCGGGACTGGCTGGAGGCGGGCGGGGGGCTCCTGCCCGCGTCCGAGTTCCCCGCGCTCGAGGCCCAGGGCGCCGCCCGCGCCGCCTTCATCCCCAGCACGGGCTCGCCCTCGCTCAGCCACTCCGAGCGCATGCTCCAGGTCCTCATGGCCTCGGCGCGCCACCGCCTGTGGCTCACCAACGCGTGCTTCGTGCCGAGCGCCGCCACCGTGGCCACGCTCATCCACAAGGCCCAGTCCGGCGTGGACGTGCGCATCCTCGTGCCCGGCCTCCAGGAGGACGCCCGGGTGCTCGCCGCCCAGCGCTCCACCTATGAGCGGCTGCTGGAGAGCGGCGTGCGGCTCTGGGAGTACCAGCGCGCCCCCCTCCAGGCCCGCACGGTGCTCGTGGACGAGCAGCTCGTGGCGGTGGGCTCCACCAGCCTGGAGCCCAACGCCCATGCCCTGCTCGAGGAGGGCGCCTTCGTCATCGAGGACACGCCTCTCGCCCGGTCGCTCGCCGAGCGCTTCGAGCGCGATGTCACGCACGCCAACGAAGTGCGCGCGGACGAATGGCGCGACCGCGGCTGGCTGCAACGGGTGTCCGTCGCCCTGCCCGCCACGGAAGCCGGGTGTCGTTGA
- a CDS encoding CotH kinase family protein — MLCFMTLLLSVACSPEGGLSPPVLNLPAPAPGEPSRPAPVDPPQTGPNGPVTPEPAPTEPDPPPAPVPDESKAFLLPDVQKTVRQYELIMPESVRQQFYADKNTPEQPAIFRCDGVDYPVLVRLRGASARDFPKKSWNVSFEGDTRFEDRTSLNLVAGYSDASMLAEKIAFDLLTAMRVPAASVTFVRLSINGQNEGVFLDIEQINKAFLRAHNFADKDASIYRAGWKDTELKLRSWKVPYQGDWKKKTNEKKENDDALEAVLAVINRTPEPQLVSALEKHMDIEGYVRSMVMDALMANNYVEDSESYFIFDHFKGQWFYAAWDLNNVDARWWYPLEMGPDLVPHYRQPLYSFTLGSTEISKRYNERKSIHPGYLPVFSNLATRVVLNPVLRARLEARLDKALAELFTLEVMGPYIDELHAVISPYMAQDPYMSYAKFQGGRTFMRDFVRLRRAHILKERERLRALPQGVVIEALDAQAGWVELRNRGTQAQELNGLMLTTNLRRAVPALLVPEPTATPPEQAAAGLPVGKTLTTRVLAPGERVRLDAASLGLTFAPEGELGLFDGQSVSGLKDAFFYGRLADGRHYARDEDGTWRVR, encoded by the coding sequence GTGCTCTGCTTCATGACCCTGCTGCTGTCCGTCGCCTGCAGTCCCGAGGGGGGTCTGTCACCGCCGGTCCTGAACCTGCCCGCGCCCGCGCCGGGGGAGCCCTCGCGGCCCGCCCCCGTGGATCCGCCCCAGACCGGGCCCAACGGCCCCGTGACGCCCGAGCCCGCGCCCACGGAGCCGGACCCGCCGCCCGCGCCCGTGCCGGACGAGTCCAAGGCCTTCCTGCTGCCCGACGTGCAGAAGACGGTGCGGCAGTACGAGCTCATCATGCCGGAGAGCGTGCGCCAGCAGTTCTACGCCGACAAGAACACGCCCGAGCAGCCCGCCATCTTCCGCTGTGACGGCGTGGACTACCCGGTGCTGGTGCGCCTGCGCGGCGCGTCCGCGCGCGACTTCCCCAAGAAGAGCTGGAACGTGAGCTTCGAGGGCGACACGCGCTTCGAGGACCGCACCTCGCTCAACCTCGTGGCCGGCTACTCGGACGCGTCCATGCTCGCGGAGAAGATCGCCTTCGACCTGCTGACCGCCATGCGCGTGCCCGCGGCGAGCGTGACCTTCGTGCGCCTGAGCATCAACGGCCAGAACGAGGGCGTCTTCCTGGACATCGAGCAGATCAACAAGGCCTTCCTGCGCGCCCATAACTTCGCGGACAAGGACGCCTCCATCTACCGCGCGGGCTGGAAGGACACCGAGCTCAAGCTGCGCTCCTGGAAGGTGCCCTACCAGGGCGACTGGAAGAAGAAGACCAACGAGAAGAAGGAGAACGACGACGCGCTCGAGGCGGTGCTCGCCGTCATCAACCGCACCCCCGAGCCCCAGCTCGTCTCCGCCCTGGAGAAGCACATGGACATCGAGGGGTACGTGCGCTCCATGGTCATGGACGCCCTCATGGCCAACAACTACGTGGAGGACTCGGAGAGCTACTTCATCTTCGACCACTTCAAGGGCCAGTGGTTCTACGCCGCGTGGGACCTGAACAACGTGGACGCGCGCTGGTGGTACCCGCTGGAGATGGGCCCGGACCTGGTGCCGCACTACCGCCAGCCCCTCTACTCCTTCACCCTGGGCAGCACGGAAATCAGCAAGCGCTACAACGAGCGCAAGAGCATCCACCCGGGCTACCTGCCCGTCTTCTCCAACCTGGCCACCCGCGTGGTGCTCAACCCCGTGCTGCGCGCCCGGCTGGAGGCCCGGCTGGACAAGGCGCTCGCCGAGCTGTTCACCCTGGAGGTGATGGGGCCCTACATCGACGAGCTGCACGCCGTCATCTCGCCGTACATGGCGCAGGACCCCTACATGAGCTACGCGAAGTTCCAGGGGGGCCGCACCTTCATGCGCGACTTCGTGCGCCTGCGCCGGGCCCACATCCTCAAGGAGCGCGAGCGGCTGCGCGCGCTGCCCCAGGGCGTGGTCATCGAGGCGCTGGACGCCCAGGCCGGCTGGGTGGAGCTGCGCAACCGCGGCACCCAGGCGCAGGAGCTCAACGGGCTGATGCTGACCACCAACCTGCGGCGCGCCGTCCCCGCGCTGCTCGTGCCCGAGCCCACCGCGACCCCGCCCGAGCAGGCCGCCGCCGGCCTCCCGGTGGGCAAGACACTCACGACCCGCGTCCTCGCCCCCGGTGAGCGCGTGCGGCTGGATGCCGCGAGCCTCGGCCTCACCTTCGCGCCCGAGGGCGAGCTGGGCCTCTTCGATGGTCAGAGCGTGTCGGGCCTCAAGGACGCCTTCTTCTACGGGCGGCTCGCCGACGGCCGGCACTACGCGCGGGACGAGGACGGCACCTGGCGCGTGCGCTGA
- a CDS encoding DNRLRE domain-containing protein — MTSLPTLSSPKSRRFLSWRHASLSAVLALATSASASAPVQDIRAESPELTLGVVETVVLTPAADAAVDSKYPTTNLGTQTYVATSPERTAGSSSWAAYEGFLRFDLSGLPRYARVLSARFTATAYQGIAYGADENIYISLVSDDSWSETEITWANRPEVTGESLGDWRVQAGIGPWSAPRNATLATDELTNAVQGELAGDGQLSLRLKSPSFYSVYFSRESPYTQYHPRMEITYEVVAPPNPCLHCRP; from the coding sequence GTGACATCGCTCCCGACGCTGTCGTCCCCGAAGTCCCGTCGTTTCCTCTCGTGGCGCCACGCCTCGCTGTCCGCCGTGCTGGCCCTGGCCACGAGCGCCTCCGCCTCCGCCCCGGTCCAGGACATCCGCGCCGAGTCGCCCGAGCTGACCCTGGGCGTGGTCGAGACGGTGGTCCTGACGCCCGCCGCGGATGCGGCGGTCGACTCCAAGTACCCCACCACCAACCTCGGCACGCAGACGTACGTCGCCACCAGCCCCGAGCGCACCGCGGGGTCCAGCAGCTGGGCGGCCTACGAGGGCTTCCTGCGCTTCGATCTGAGCGGCCTGCCCCGGTACGCACGGGTGCTGTCCGCCCGGTTCACGGCGACGGCCTACCAGGGCATCGCCTATGGCGCGGACGAGAACATCTACATCTCCCTGGTGTCCGATGACTCCTGGAGCGAGACGGAGATCACCTGGGCGAACCGGCCGGAGGTCACCGGCGAGTCGCTCGGCGACTGGCGGGTCCAGGCCGGCATCGGGCCCTGGAGCGCGCCCCGCAACGCCACCCTCGCCACGGACGAGCTGACCAACGCGGTCCAGGGCGAGCTCGCCGGGGACGGGCAGCTCAGCCTCCGGCTGAAGTCGCCCTCGTTCTACTCCGTCTACTTCTCGCGCGAGTCCCCGTACACGCAGTACCACCCGCGGATGGAGATCACCTACGAGGTGGTCGCCCCGCCCAACCCCTGCCTCCACTGCCGTCCGTAG
- a CDS encoding DNRLRE domain-containing protein produces the protein MTFFSTLSSTPSRRFLSWRSASLSAVLALATGASAAAPVQDIRAETPVLAQDVIETAVFTSDADAMVDAKYPTTNFGTQTYLATSPELSSGYWSRHESFVRFDLSGLPRSARVLSVRFTLTSYQGISFGADENVYTHLVADDTWRETDITWANRPDATGESLGQWRVKPRLGGAYSVYLEDSITTDALVDAVQGEIEGDGQLSLRVSAPWFYSVYISRESPYKQAYPRLEITYQFTPPSP, from the coding sequence GTGACATTCTTCTCGACGCTGTCGTCCACGCCGTCCCGTCGTTTCCTCTCGTGGCGCAGCGCCTCGCTGTCCGCCGTGCTGGCCCTGGCCACGGGCGCCTCCGCCGCCGCCCCGGTCCAGGACATCCGCGCCGAGACGCCCGTGCTGGCGCAGGACGTCATCGAGACGGCGGTGTTCACGTCCGACGCGGACGCGATGGTGGATGCCAAGTACCCCACCACCAACTTCGGCACGCAGACGTACCTGGCCACCAGCCCCGAGCTCTCCTCCGGGTACTGGTCGCGCCATGAGTCCTTCGTGCGCTTCGATCTCAGCGGCCTGCCCCGCTCCGCGCGGGTGCTGTCCGTCCGGTTCACGCTGACGTCCTACCAGGGCATCTCCTTCGGCGCGGACGAGAACGTCTACACCCACCTGGTGGCCGACGACACCTGGCGCGAGACGGACATCACCTGGGCGAACCGGCCGGACGCCACCGGCGAGTCGCTGGGGCAGTGGCGGGTCAAGCCCAGGCTGGGGGGCGCCTACAGCGTCTACCTGGAGGACTCGATCACCACGGACGCACTGGTCGACGCGGTCCAGGGTGAGATCGAGGGGGACGGACAGCTCAGCCTCCGCGTGAGCGCCCCCTGGTTCTACTCCGTCTACATCTCGCGTGAGTCCCCGTACAAGCAGGCCTACCCGCGGTTGGAGATCACCTACCAGTTCACCCCGCCCAGCCCCTGA
- a CDS encoding DUF2243 domain-containing protein gives MAKAARHQGAILAAGVLLGTGLGGFVDGILLHQVLQWHSMLSSRLPPTDLVSMKINMFWDGLFHAFTWVMTALGVGLLWRAGQRPEVPWSTRTFVGALAIGWGAFNVVEGLIDHQLLGVHHVRPGDSQLAWDVGFLVFGAFLVGAGRALVRAGREDVQPRGAAPGRPTDGG, from the coding sequence ATGGCGAAGGCGGCTCGGCATCAAGGCGCGATCCTGGCGGCGGGGGTGCTGCTCGGCACGGGGCTCGGAGGCTTCGTGGACGGCATCCTGCTGCACCAGGTGTTGCAGTGGCACAGCATGCTGTCGTCCCGGCTGCCGCCCACGGATCTGGTGTCGATGAAGATCAACATGTTCTGGGACGGGCTCTTCCACGCCTTCACCTGGGTGATGACGGCGCTGGGCGTGGGGCTCCTGTGGCGCGCGGGGCAGCGGCCCGAGGTGCCCTGGTCGACGCGGACCTTCGTGGGGGCGCTCGCCATCGGCTGGGGCGCCTTCAACGTGGTGGAGGGCCTCATCGACCACCAGCTGCTCGGCGTGCACCACGTGCGCCCCGGCGACAGTCAGCTCGCCTGGGACGTGGGCTTCCTCGTGTTCGGCGCGTTCCTGGTGGGGGCGGGCCGGGCCCTGGTGCGGGCGGGCCGCGAGGACGTCCAGCCTCGCGGCGCCGCTCCGGGGCGTCCTACGGACGGCGGGTGA